A single region of the Streptomyces sp. ITFR-16 genome encodes:
- a CDS encoding glycosyltransferase family 4 protein yields the protein MKISFLLHNAYGIGGTITTTFNLARALADRHDVEIISALRNRERPSFALDPRVRLRPLVDLRHEKDDPRHLTPAKIFPSSEYRYREYSALTDERIGEALASLDTDVVVGTRPGLNVHLALQAPARAVRVGQEHLTLDHHPPRLRNALRRAYPRLDAITPVTEADTAVYRRKMRLPGVRVQALPNSVPAPALAPADGCGRIVVAAGRLAPVKRFDLLVEAFAPVAAAYPDWTLRIYGRGEEQERLRALIDRLGLYNNVFLMGAVTPMEAEWVKGSVAAVTSDFEPFGMTIVEAMRCGLPVVSTDCAYGPGEIIAPGEDGLLVPVGDRDALAGALLDLVGNDERRRRMGRTALENSRRYGPAPVVAQAERLFEELVAARVDGRAVGGSDRSLTSSGYAARDTMLIAAGSVVRAARKARR from the coding sequence ATGAAGATCTCGTTTCTCTTACACAATGCATATGGGATCGGAGGGACGATCACTACGACGTTCAACTTGGCCCGAGCGCTGGCCGATCGGCACGATGTGGAGATCATCTCCGCGCTCCGGAACCGGGAACGGCCGAGCTTCGCCCTCGACCCGCGCGTGCGGCTGCGGCCCCTGGTGGATCTGCGGCACGAGAAGGACGACCCACGGCATCTGACACCGGCGAAGATCTTCCCCTCGTCCGAGTACCGCTACCGGGAGTACAGCGCGCTCACCGATGAGCGCATCGGCGAGGCGCTGGCGTCGCTCGACACCGACGTCGTCGTGGGCACCCGGCCCGGCCTCAATGTGCACCTGGCTCTCCAGGCCCCCGCGCGGGCGGTGCGGGTCGGGCAGGAGCACCTCACGCTCGACCACCACCCGCCGCGGCTGCGCAACGCGCTGCGCCGGGCCTATCCCCGTCTGGACGCGATCACCCCCGTCACGGAGGCCGACACCGCCGTCTACCGGCGCAAGATGCGGCTGCCGGGCGTACGTGTGCAGGCGCTGCCCAACAGCGTCCCGGCCCCGGCCCTCGCGCCGGCCGACGGCTGCGGGCGCATCGTGGTGGCCGCCGGGCGGCTGGCGCCCGTGAAGCGGTTCGATCTGCTGGTCGAGGCCTTCGCCCCGGTCGCCGCGGCGTATCCGGACTGGACATTGCGCATTTACGGCAGGGGCGAGGAGCAGGAGCGGCTGCGCGCGCTCATCGACCGGCTCGGGCTGTACAACAACGTCTTCCTGATGGGCGCGGTGACTCCGATGGAGGCCGAGTGGGTCAAGGGTTCGGTCGCGGCGGTGACGTCCGACTTCGAGCCCTTCGGCATGACCATCGTCGAGGCGATGCGCTGCGGGCTGCCTGTCGTGAGCACGGACTGTGCGTACGGCCCCGGCGAGATCATCGCCCCCGGGGAGGACGGTCTGCTGGTTCCCGTCGGAGACCGGGACGCGCTGGCCGGCGCTCTGCTGGATCTCGTGGGCAACGACGAGCGGCGCCGGCGCATGGGGCGTACCGCGCTGGAGAACTCCCGGCGCTACGGCCCCGCTCCCGTCGTGGCGCAGGCCGAGCGGCTGTTCGAGGAACTGGTGGCGGCCCGGGTCGACGGGCGGGCGGTGGGCGGGTCGGACCGTTCCTTGACGAGCAGCGGGTACGCGGCCAGGGACACCATGCTCATCGCGGCCGGCAGTGTCGTGAGGGCCGCACGGAAGGCGCGACGATGA